CACGTTGCACACGTCGGCGATCTGCGACATGTTCCCGCTGGCTTCCTTGATCGCCACGATGTTGGGGATCTGCGCCAGGCGCGCCAGCGTCGCCGGCTCGATGTTCGCTCCCGTGCGCCCCGGGACGTTGTACAGCACCAGGGGCTTGTCCACGGCCTCGGCGATGGCCTTGAAGTGCTGGTACTGGCCCTCCTGGGTCGGCTTGTTGTAGTAAGGCGACGCGGTCAGGATAGCGTCTACCCCGCGCAGCCGCGCGACCTCCCTGGCCCGCTCCACCGCCTCGCGGGTGTTGTTCGAGGTGGCGCCGGCCACGATGGGCACGCGCCCGCCGGCCACCTCGATGGTCGTCTCGATCACCCGCAGCCATTCGTCGCGGGTCAGCGTGGGCGTCTCGCCCGTCGTGCCGCAGGGCACCAGGAAGTCGATCTTCGACTCCACCTGCCAGGCGACCAGCGAGCGCAGCGCGGGTTCGTCCACCGCGCCGTCATTCTTGAAGGGAGTGACGATGGCTGTACCGCAACCGCGTAGTTTCATGATCGGGCCATTCTAGAACAAACCGGCCCCGCGGGCAGGGAAACACGCAGCCTTGCCTGGGAAGGCGACCGTTGCCCGCGTGGCGAGAAGCCGGGTTAGAGGTGGCTGAAGATGTCCCAGACGAACCAGCCGGCCATCACCAGGATCAGGAAGCCCGATGCGGCGCCGAACAGACGGACCATCGGCTGCAACCGGTGCATCTTCTCCAGCAGTTCCGTCTGTTCCTTCT
The genomic region above belongs to Terriglobales bacterium and contains:
- the dapA gene encoding 4-hydroxy-tetrahydrodipicolinate synthase, with translation MKLRGCGTAIVTPFKNDGAVDEPALRSLVAWQVESKIDFLVPCGTTGETPTLTRDEWLRVIETTIEVAGGRVPIVAGATSNNTREAVERAREVARLRGVDAILTASPYYNKPTQEGQYQHFKAIAEAVDKPLVLYNVPGRTGANIEPATLARLAQIPNIVAIKEASGNMSQIADVCNVVPEDFLVFSGDDAVTLPVISLGGVGIISVCSNEIPKEMAELTRAALAGDWEKARKLHRRYLPLMQANFLESNPMPVKAVLAMMGRIGENYRLPLVPVKKETRAKLEKIAVELALLAGVGAAR